The Macadamia integrifolia cultivar HAES 741 chromosome 4, SCU_Mint_v3, whole genome shotgun sequence genome contains the following window.
NNNNNNNNNNNNNNNNNNNNNNNNNNNNNNNNNNNNNNNNNNNNNNNNNNNNNNNNNNNNNNNNNNNNNNNNNNNNNNNNNNNNNNNNNNNNNNNNNNNNNNNNNNNNNNNNNNNNNNNNNNNNNNNNNNNNNNNNNNNNNNNNNNNNNNNNNNNNNNNNNNNNNNNNNNNNNNNNNNNNNNNNNNNNNNNNNNNNNNNNNNNNNNNNNNNNNNNNNNNNNNNNNNNNNNNNNNNNNNNNNNCCCGACTagactaaatcgatcgggaccgaTCGTTTATAGATCGGCCCAGCTCGgatcgtttattaaacgtgtcgggcttgagcccggcctgtttattaaacgtgtcgggtttGAGCtcagcccgtttataaatggtcagtcttggttttgctacttggaccgtcgggcacttgaccgagaccggcctattgtgcaccgacttgacccgaccctttaatgattgtagaatacctattttaccccccaaattaaagaataaaaactaaaaagtaaagacatgttcacattttaaataatggttatatttggtatcatttattgatttattgtcatttttttggacttgcatgagtgggccggaatataagagcacattttacaGAGAGctcgtttaaaaaccggttaaagcccgtttaacattaaacatgtccgtagcccggttaaggtcCAACTAAAGGCCGATTAAGGTagtccgattatagcccgaggccgaccgaccgaatgtaaagtgtaccatgccctcaataactaagcccaaatagttaaatgggcggacacggtgtggcctttgaaagtcttcaagcccgattaagcccaacCAAAACTAGACCGGCCtgaccagttgacacccctagaggTATGTATTATGGAACATGGAAGGTTGCAGTTGTTGGGTAACTGGATGAGAGCTGTACCTCAGATACGAGGTACGCTCGGTTGGGCATACtacaatgtctttttttttttttgacaatgaGGCATACTACaatgtcttttttttattttttgataacgAGGCATACCACAATGTCGTTAATTCTGTTTCTTGTAAACTCATTGGCTAAGCAGTACTGAATGACCCTTATGCCCTCAGAATATCAAGTTATTCCATTGGCATTGGGTTTTGGGGAAGGGGGGGAATCCACGTCCTTTGTAGTGAGTAGTGAgcagtgaggtgcagtgagcatcggacgACTGAGAGCATCTGGACATGTGCTCCAAGGAGTTCCTAGccacccgatgctcactgcaccggtGCAGTAGCTACAGACGATTTTCACAAAGGGGGGATTGATCCAgaatccagatcctctccaaggCGGGAGAGAGCACTGAGCTCTAGACCCTCTCTTACCCCTCTAGTCTTTCCAATGTGCATCTGCTAGCTAGGAGAGAGTTGCACACACCCCAAGGAACTCTCAGCGATTGGATGTGCATTGGTGGGGTTGGAGGGGTTAGAGAGGATCTGCACACATACGATGTAAGTTGCTAGGACTAATGAGCCATCCCTGGCAGTGTGGCCCTTGGACACAGATGTAGTGGGAGTGAAATGAATGTCTTGTCTCTCATGAAAAGCAGAAATCCCACTAATGTTGCTTTTATTAGTGCTTCCATGGGCCACCACGTTGGCACAAGGGTCACACTATCTTTTAAAGAACCCACTtctatatgggaaaaagaagcctgaaaggcAATGTGACACCCATACATAGAGTGGGGGTGAAACGACCACCCCACCCTTTTGAAAGTTGGAAATCCAACCTCTCTTGATGCTTCCATGTACGCTCTCACTAGCCTGTTTAGTGGACCCTCTTCCTATATATATTGTTGttgtaatgttttttttttttttttttttcctgttgcaAAAGAATGTGGAATCCATGGATGCGAAAAAACAAGTTCGTGGGTCGACATCAGTGAGAAGAGCTCGTGCTGCGGAAGTCCACAATCTCTCAGAAAGGGTCCACTCTTTCTCCACTCTTCATTCTTCTCACTTTCATAGTTTACATAGTTATGCTTAGGAGACTGTTGACATAGTTTCTTTATTATGCTTAGGAGACTGTTGCAGAATCCATATGATAGAGCTTAACAAAAATAGCTTTAATTAAGTTTCCTTGATTGTTCTTCACATGCAGAAGCGTCGAGACAggataaatgagaaaatgaaggcCTTGCAAGAACTCATTCCCAGATGCAACAAGGTCATTACTGTCAGTCATATATACATACTTCCATTTGTATCTGCAACAAATTGACAAGTTATGTTCTTGTCTAAATTTTGCATTTTTTATAAAGATTTTCTTAACTTActcctttttcaaaatttcagtcaGACAAAGCGTCGATGCTGGATGAAGCAATAGAGTACTTGAAGTCTCTACAGTTACAAGTGCAGGTATACTGTTCCTAACTTCATATACTACTTCATTCACCCCCCCACtgtttgaggattttttttttgggggggggggggggagagggaggaTAATTCTTGATTTCTCATCCTCTTGAAATCATTGGATAGAATTCTTTGCTAAATCAGAACCCtttataaatgaaatttgaGTGTATTTTGTCATTAAAACCTTCAAATTAATGGCTGATGTTTTCTATCATGACAGTGGAATAGATGCCAAATATCAGGGCTTGGATTTTGGCTACTTTGGCCAAGGTCTTGCCTCAATTTACTTAGGTTTACAGAACCCTAAGCTGTCTGGGTAAATTTCGGGTTGGGAAAAATATGCAGATGCCATAGGACTATTGATGTTGTGTGGAGATCATTGTTGGGTATGAAGAGACCATATGCATATAAAATGTGCTTAAGTAGAGCTTAGAATGTTGAAATAACTGACTAAAAAGTCTGGAAGGAAAGAATCAAAGATGAGAatattgaaggaaaactttgagtTGCAGAATTAGGTGGGTGATTAATGGGAATAGAATATGGCTGTTAATAGTGAACAACGACTAGGGATAGCAGACAGGATGTAGTAGACCCAAGTAGTTAATATAGGGCTTGGTTGGATTGTATTGAGTTGAGGGCTTGAGATAACCTCACCAGTTCAATTGCTAAGTAGTTCCCTCTACATGTCTGATGAACACAGATTTCAAATTTGTTGGCATTGCTCAGTGCTGTGCTCTGGGGTCTTAAGGAAGTAGCCAATTATAGGAATAATGCATTGGAAACCAGATCAATGAAAACTTATTTTTCTCCATCTTGTTTGATACCCTAGAAATGCAGGGACAATGAcgagttgaaacttgaaactacCTCACAGAGGACTCTGTTTTTCAGTTATATGATAGTACTGATGCCCATGTTCACTCTCTTTTGTTTCAAATCGACTTGAGACATcctttttcaacttttttttgggAAGTTGAAGACCATAGAGTTCATATTCCAAGTTGTGAGCCTGTCGTCCTGATAATGTGGGCCTCTATACTGCACTCTTACAATTGAGATTCCCCACCTCTGCTATTTTCTTGGTGGTCCCGTCACGGATAAAAATTGGAATCGGATCAGGTGAATCGGCCAATTCAAATTGGATTTGTCTGAGCCCAATCCATTTTCATGCCATTCCATATAGGGACCCTAGGGTTCAGGCGGAATGTGGCCTGATTCCCGACCAGTTCCTGCCAATATGGAATGGAATCAGCTGGACCCAATGCGGATACCGGTTCCTTGTTTTAATACACTGGGTACCATTGTATCCTTCAAACATGAATCACCAACTTTTAGCTTGAGTGTGAATAAACTACACAGGAGTggttttcacatgtaaaatctCTTTCCTAAGCCAAAAGAACATGGACCACCCAAGGTGTTGACTGCTATAAGAGCAAGTAGGATTCCCATTGCATTCACTGCTGTTGAGAGTTGCAATAAGTTTCATTTTGGGTGAGAGTTGGTGAGACTCCCAAATTTCCCTCTTCTTGTGGAAGGCATGCAGACCTTCAGTCACTAATAGAGGAATTcatttgtaatttctttttcaaccgtcaaatctttttattttcttttggttatTACTGTATGTAATTTATCATTACTTGGATGAAAATAATACTCACCATTTTGAGCAGATGATGTCCATGGGATGCAGCATGGTACATATGATGTTCCCCGGTGTCCAGCAGTACATTCCTCCGATGGGCTTGGGGATGGGgctggggatggggatgggcaTTGATATGGGTATGAACAGACCAATGCTGCCATTTCCTTCGATGTTACCTGGCTCAGCCATGCCTAACCGAGCTGCAGCAGCTCATCTTAGTCCAGGTCTCCCTTTGCCTCCATTTCATCTATCCACTGTTTCTACTCCCGGTCAATCCAGAATGCAAGCACCGAACCAGTTAGATCCAGCAACGGAATCAATGGGTGTCCAGAGTCTCAACCAGCAACAGGTCCCAAGTTCTGCTTCCATATCAACAGTACCTTGGCCTCCACCAGATCCAGGTATATCACCTCCTCAAGTTTGTTCAGTACTTGGTCATATTTATCATCAATTATTGGCTACATTTGTTCTCACTGAGCATGAACATCGTATCAAACCATCACCTTAAGAAACCCATCTTTGCCTGCTAACAACTGACCAACCACGCAATCCACAAAACACACCATAATGGCTGCCTTGTAAATTTGTCATGTGGACGTTGAGCCAAACTACAAATTGAACATGTTCTAACAATTGATTTAAGCATTGCAGATTCAGGCCATGGACCAGCCAAGCACCGGAAAGGGAGTTGATACTCCTGAAAATTACCCGTCTGGTAGGTTGATTGATCTCTTATAATATCATTTTGTTCTCTTAATTTTCCTTGACTTGAAGTAGCCCTTATGTTAGACCTCatagaagaaaaaagatgagTGATTCTATAGCGTGAGAATGTCAGCACTGTttattatggtttgattttgattcttgtaAGACTGTAATCGTGGTTTCTTTATGCAGAGCAGCATTTCTTACAGACATATACAAAAGTGCAGGTCACGCCTTTGGATGAACGTTACATACGAGGAAATTTTTCAGAATAGCGTTctgaaagagattgtaaagccAATAGCTAGGATCCTCTAATCGGGTAAATATTTGGCCAAGATGtttctcagttttttttttggggggtgggggtggttcCATTGACTAGTTGATCTTGATGCATATAATGTCATATTATATAGGTCTTGATGTAGTCCATCCCACAGGTAATCTTTAAGCAAGGATGAGTATATTATCTGGTATGCAGATAGGCAGTGGAAGGCTCTGCCTGCGAAgttttgtagagagagagagagagagagagagagagagagagagagagagagattagtagtagtagtagtagtagtagtagtattaTTTAGTATCTCTTCAGACACCCTCGACTGAATGTACGATATAACCCGGCTAAGGTGTAATTATTGCCCTAAAAATCCTTGGTTTAC
Protein-coding sequences here:
- the LOC122076152 gene encoding transcription factor PIF1-like, with the protein product MFFFFFFFLLQKNVESMDAKKQVRGSTSVRRARAAEVHNLSERKRRDRINEKMKALQELIPRCNKSDKASMLDEAIEYLKSLQLQVQMMSMGCSMVHMMFPGVQQYIPPMGLGMGLGMGMGIDMGMNRPMLPFPSMLPGSAMPNRAAAAHLSPGLPLPPFHLSTVSTPGQSRMQAPNQLDPATESMGVQSLNQQQVPSSASISTVPWPPPDPDSGHGPAKHRKGS